A stretch of Microbacterium sp. LWH3-1.2 DNA encodes these proteins:
- a CDS encoding RelA/SpoT family protein — MTETVPPAQSSSLRRLVPRIFSRSARRDDVEQLLRTVRTHHPKGDLSIVERAYSVAETAHTGQLRQSGEPYITHPLAVAQILADLGLGPRAIAAALLHDTVEDTEYSLEMLTSEFGDEVAMLVDGVTKLDKVKYGESAQAETVRKMIVAMSRDIRVLLIKLADRLHNARTWGFVPPEKSRKKATETLEIYAPLAHRLGIQAIKSELEDLSFAVLHPKLYAEIDSLVKQRTPQREQYVQNVIDAVDSDLRELRIRGRVMGRPKQLYSVYQKMVVRGREFDDIYDLIGIRVLVGSVRDCYAVLGAIHARWTPLPGRFKDYIATPKFNLYQSLHTTVIGPGGRTVEIQIRTHEMHQQAEYGVAAHWKYKEQMNGGKTDSKSVDTDMAWLAHISDWQAETADPGEFLDSLRFEIGAKEVYVFTPKGRVIGLPAGATPVDFAYAVHTEVGHRTMGAKVNGRLVPLESELKSGDVVEVFTSKNPDAGPSQDWLGFVRSTRARNKIRGWFTKERREEAIEQGKESIARAMRRQNLPLQRLMSQDSFTEVAHQLRYEDVSALYAAVGEGHVSTQSVIEKVTALVAAGDTTTGPIDLPVVGRARASRNGDSGILVRGAPDILVKLAKCCTPVPGDQIVGFVTRGSGVSVHRADCTNVKSLMEDPERLIEVEWAPTTKSVFLVQIQVEALDRSGLLSDVTRVLSEHHVNILSATVSTSNDRLALSRFVFEMGDIVHLDRVLNAVRRIDAVYDVYRVTSS; from the coding sequence GTGACCGAGACCGTCCCCCCCGCCCAATCCTCCTCGCTGCGGCGTCTGGTCCCTCGGATCTTCTCGAGATCGGCCCGCCGCGACGACGTCGAGCAGCTCCTGCGAACGGTGCGTACGCACCACCCCAAGGGCGATCTGTCGATCGTGGAGCGCGCCTATTCGGTCGCCGAGACCGCGCACACCGGGCAGCTCCGTCAGAGCGGCGAGCCGTACATCACGCACCCGCTCGCGGTGGCCCAGATCCTCGCGGACCTCGGTCTCGGACCGCGAGCGATCGCGGCGGCGCTGCTTCACGACACCGTCGAGGACACCGAGTACTCGCTCGAGATGCTCACCAGCGAGTTCGGCGACGAGGTCGCCATGCTCGTGGACGGCGTGACCAAGCTCGACAAGGTCAAGTACGGCGAGAGCGCGCAGGCCGAGACGGTCCGCAAGATGATCGTCGCGATGTCGCGTGACATCCGCGTGCTTCTCATAAAGCTCGCCGACCGTCTGCACAACGCCCGCACGTGGGGGTTCGTGCCCCCCGAGAAGTCGCGCAAGAAGGCGACCGAGACGCTCGAGATCTATGCGCCGCTCGCACATCGTCTCGGCATTCAGGCGATCAAGTCCGAACTGGAGGACCTGTCGTTCGCCGTGCTGCACCCGAAGCTGTACGCGGAGATCGACAGCCTCGTGAAGCAGCGCACGCCACAGCGCGAGCAGTACGTCCAGAACGTCATCGACGCGGTCGACAGCGACCTCCGGGAGCTCCGCATCCGCGGCCGGGTGATGGGGCGTCCCAAGCAGCTGTACTCCGTTTACCAGAAGATGGTGGTCCGCGGCCGCGAGTTCGACGACATCTACGACCTGATCGGCATCCGCGTGCTCGTCGGCAGCGTGCGCGACTGCTACGCCGTCCTCGGCGCGATCCACGCACGGTGGACGCCGCTGCCCGGACGCTTCAAGGACTACATCGCGACCCCGAAGTTCAACCTCTACCAGTCGCTGCACACGACCGTGATCGGCCCGGGCGGCCGCACCGTCGAGATCCAGATCCGCACGCACGAGATGCATCAGCAGGCCGAGTACGGCGTTGCGGCCCACTGGAAGTACAAAGAGCAGATGAACGGCGGCAAGACGGACTCCAAGTCCGTCGACACCGACATGGCGTGGCTCGCCCACATCTCCGACTGGCAGGCCGAGACGGCCGATCCCGGCGAGTTCCTCGATTCGCTCCGCTTCGAGATCGGCGCCAAAGAGGTCTACGTTTTCACGCCGAAGGGCCGCGTCATCGGGCTGCCCGCGGGGGCGACCCCCGTCGACTTCGCATACGCGGTGCACACCGAGGTCGGCCACCGGACGATGGGCGCGAAGGTCAACGGGCGGCTCGTGCCGCTGGAGTCCGAGCTCAAGAGCGGCGATGTCGTCGAGGTGTTCACCTCGAAGAATCCCGACGCCGGCCCGAGCCAGGACTGGCTCGGCTTCGTGCGCAGCACCCGCGCCCGCAACAAGATCCGCGGCTGGTTCACCAAGGAGCGCCGCGAAGAGGCGATCGAGCAGGGCAAGGAGTCGATCGCCCGCGCGATGCGCCGGCAGAACCTGCCGCTGCAGCGCCTGATGAGCCAGGACTCCTTCACCGAGGTCGCCCACCAGCTCCGCTACGAGGATGTCTCCGCGCTGTACGCCGCGGTCGGCGAGGGGCATGTCTCGACCCAGTCGGTCATCGAGAAGGTCACCGCACTCGTCGCCGCAGGCGACACCACGACCGGTCCCATCGACCTGCCGGTCGTCGGCCGGGCCCGGGCCTCCCGCAACGGCGACTCCGGCATCCTCGTGCGCGGCGCTCCCGACATCCTCGTCAAGCTCGCGAAATGCTGCACCCCGGTGCCCGGCGACCAGATCGTCGGCTTCGTCACCCGCGGCAGCGGCGTCTCGGTGCACCGCGCCGACTGCACCAACGTCAAGTCGCTGATGGAGGATCCCGAGCGGCTCATCGAGGTCGAGTGGGCGCCCACGACGAAGAGCGTCTTCCTCGTGCAGATCCAGGTCGAGGCCCTCGACCGCTCAGGGTTGCTGAGCGACGTGACGCGTGTGCTCAGCGAGCACCACGTGAACATCCTCTCGGCGACGGTCTCGACGTCGAACGACCGCCTGGCGCTCAGCCGCTTCGTCTTCGAGATGGGCGACATCGTCCACCTCGACCGCGTCCTCAACGCCGTGCGGCGCATCGACGCCGTCTACGACGTCTACCGCGTCACGTCGTCCTGA
- a CDS encoding DUF349 domain-containing protein, whose translation MTAAADFPPETDAPDTRGADDNETPTVAEDAATTTGAAADADVVAAAEDTAEADRPAEDGLAAETGESEQTPDDAGSAGSEAAGVEVEVVEIDVVEVVEDSEVVAVEVIGVADVVEDGDVVAVEVVDVVVETAPSDDEPWGRVDEDGTVSVREADGWRVVGQYPDGSAEEALAYFERKYNDLASEVTLLEVRHRRGGASASDLRSTARTINGKLDGAAAVGDLASLVARVAALTETLAAESATEAVAAREAVDDAVKSRTELVEKAEALAARDPRTVQWKQATAELNALFDQWQSQQQNGPRLPKSTAQQLWKRFRDARATVDKHRRAFYAELDEAHKGVRDRKTRLVEKAEALASKGEDGIPAYRELLDQWKTAGRAGKKVDDALWARFKAAGDALYGARIEREAADAEASREKIDLKRALIEEAKAVGDERDITKARSILTGIQRRWDEIGRIFPRDTERSLDDELRRVENALRSREDADWKRNDPEQKARANDMTRQLNDAIQKLEDELEAAKKSGDKKAIANATDALEARRTWLKALGG comes from the coding sequence GTGACTGCCGCAGCAGACTTCCCGCCCGAGACCGACGCCCCCGACACCAGAGGGGCCGACGACAACGAGACCCCGACCGTCGCTGAAGACGCCGCCACCACGACCGGAGCCGCGGCGGACGCGGATGTCGTCGCCGCCGCCGAAGACACCGCAGAGGCAGACCGGCCCGCGGAGGACGGCCTCGCGGCCGAGACCGGCGAATCAGAGCAGACGCCGGATGACGCCGGATCTGCAGGGTCCGAAGCCGCGGGCGTCGAGGTCGAGGTCGTCGAGATCGACGTGGTGGAGGTCGTCGAGGACTCCGAAGTCGTCGCCGTCGAGGTGATCGGCGTCGCCGACGTCGTCGAAGACGGCGATGTCGTCGCGGTGGAGGTCGTGGACGTGGTCGTCGAGACCGCGCCGTCGGACGACGAGCCGTGGGGTCGTGTCGACGAGGACGGCACCGTCTCTGTCCGCGAGGCCGATGGCTGGCGCGTCGTGGGTCAGTACCCCGACGGCTCTGCTGAAGAGGCGCTCGCCTACTTCGAGCGCAAGTACAACGACCTCGCGAGCGAGGTGACGCTCCTCGAGGTGCGTCACCGTCGGGGCGGTGCATCCGCCTCCGACCTGCGCTCGACCGCGCGCACCATCAACGGCAAGCTCGACGGGGCTGCCGCCGTCGGCGATCTCGCGAGCCTCGTGGCGCGTGTCGCCGCCCTCACCGAGACGCTCGCCGCCGAGTCTGCGACCGAGGCCGTCGCGGCGCGCGAAGCGGTCGACGACGCGGTCAAGTCCCGCACCGAGCTGGTCGAGAAGGCCGAGGCGCTCGCAGCCCGCGACCCGCGCACCGTGCAGTGGAAGCAGGCCACGGCCGAGCTCAACGCGCTGTTCGACCAGTGGCAGTCGCAGCAGCAGAACGGTCCGCGCCTGCCGAAGTCGACGGCTCAGCAGCTTTGGAAGCGATTCCGCGACGCACGCGCCACCGTCGACAAGCACCGCCGCGCGTTCTACGCCGAGCTCGACGAAGCTCACAAGGGCGTCCGCGACCGCAAGACCCGCCTTGTCGAGAAGGCCGAGGCCCTCGCATCCAAGGGCGAGGACGGCATCCCCGCGTACCGCGAGCTGCTCGACCAGTGGAAGACCGCGGGACGCGCCGGCAAAAAGGTCGACGACGCTCTCTGGGCACGCTTCAAGGCCGCCGGCGACGCCCTCTACGGTGCGCGGATCGAGCGCGAGGCGGCGGACGCCGAAGCCTCGCGGGAGAAGATCGACCTCAAGCGCGCGCTGATCGAGGAGGCCAAGGCCGTCGGCGACGAGCGTGACATCACGAAGGCCCGCTCGATCCTCACCGGCATCCAACGCCGCTGGGACGAGATCGGCCGCATCTTCCCGCGCGACACGGAGCGTTCGCTCGACGACGAGCTCCGTCGCGTCGAGAACGCGCTGCGCTCGCGCGAGGACGCCGACTGGAAGCGCAACGATCCCGAGCAGAAGGCGCGCGCGAACGACATGACGCGCCAGCTGAACGACGCGATCCAGAAGCTCGAGGACGAGCTCGAGGCCGCGAAGAAGTCGGGTGACAAGAAGGCGATCGCGAACGCGACCGACGCACTCGAGGCCCGTCGTACGTGGCTCAAGGCGCTCGGCGGCTGA